In Pantoea agglomerans, the genomic stretch GGCATCAAAGCCGATCGCCTGCTTCTTCACCATCGGGTGTTCACCCTGCTTGTTCAGCGTGGCGTGCAGCGTGACAGGTTTAGTGATGCCTTTCAGCGTCAGGTTACCTTCAACATCAAACTTGTTGTCGCCCTTCGCTACCACTTTGGTGCTGTGGAAAGTTGCGTTCGGGTATTTGGCGGTGTCGAAGTACTCTGCGCCTTTAAACTCTTTGGTCAGCGCCGGAACGTGGCTGTCGATCTGGCTGACAGGCAGCGTAACGTTAACGCGCGACGCAGCAGGATTTTCGCTGTCAAACACCAGCGTCCCTTTAGTGTCTGGAATATCCGCGGTCGGATGGGAGAAGCCGAAATGGGTCCAGGTCACGGTCACGGAGGTATGAGCCGGATCAAGCTCGTACTGCTGAGCAGCCGCCTGAGAGAACGGGACATAGAGAGCGGTGGCAGCCAGCAGCGGCAGTGCAAGACGTTTGATATTTTTCACGTTAGGTTCCTTTTAATCCAACTGAATCCAGATGAGTGTCGCCGAAACTTCCCTGCAATTATAGTGAAGAGTTTTGGCCTTAATTTTCAAATAAATTCAGCAATATCCTCGTGTGACTATTGCAATGGCAGTTAACGGGTTTGCAGTATGACGGCGCGCGGCCAGGCGTCCAGCAGCGCCGCCTGCGCCTGTTGCAGCGCGGCTGGCGTCAGCGCGGCCACCGCCGCCTCGCTGAGATCGTCTGACAGGCAGGCGCTGCGCAGCGCCTGCTGCAAGGCCAGCGCCGCCGACTGCGGCGGTGCCAGCTGCGCGGTCAGGCGCGCCCGGCATCTTTCCAGCTCTTCACCCGCCTGCGCGGTCTGAAGCTGCTGCAGGAAATGGTGGCACTGCGCCAGCAGCGCGTCAGGCGCGATATCCGGCGACTGAAGCGCAAACAGAATGCCGTCGCGATCGACGCAGCGATGATAGCGGCAGCTGACGACATAGCCGATCTGCTGCTCGACGCGCATGCGCTGGAAAAAGCGCGGCTCCATTATCAGCGCCAGGGCGCGCAGCGCTGCCAGCGAGACCCCGGATGGACAGGGCAGAAACAGCAGCAGCGCGCTGTCGGGGCCGGGATGATCGACGATCAGCCGTTTACCCTGCGCGTCTGGCGCATTCGCCTTGCCGCTCGCGGTCACCACCGGCGCCAGCCACCGCGCTATTGCGTCATACTGCTCTGCTGACCCGCCATAGAGCGCGGCGCGCCAGCTGCCGGTCTCCACTGCCGCGCTGACGGCCTGCGGCAGCTGGCGCAACAGCTCGCGGATCGCCACGTCGTCAGCCGGATCGGCGGCGTCACCGCTCCTCTCCAGGCGTAAGGCATCGGGCAGCGACGCCAGCCAGCTTTCCCCGCCGCGAGGGATCTGTAGCTCCAGCTGCCAGCTGCCCTGACTTTCCCGCCAGTTGGCCACGCCGCCCTGGTGGCGCAGCAGCGCAAAAAGCGGGCGCAGACGGCGATCCAGCGCGGTAGCGGTTGCCGGGCGAAGCGACGTAAAGAAATCGGGGCGCAGTAGCAAGGTGGCGGGCGCATCGCCAGCGGCAAGATGCAGCAGCGGCGCACGCCCGGCAGGCGGCGTCAGTGCGGCGGCGTGCGCGCTTTGCGGATGGAACCGGATAACGGGCTGCGCCTCGTAACAGGCCATCGCACGCCAGGGCTGCAGATGAAGCCGGAAGCCCTGGCTCTCTGTCAGCTCTCCCTGCACCCCTGCATCACTCCACAGCCGCGCCTGCGGCGCGGCGCGCAGCAGCTGCAGCAGCGCCGGAAAACCTTCCGCGTGCGCAGGAGGAGAAAAACCAAACGCCCGTTCGCGCAGCTGATCGAGCGGCGTCAGCGCCGCGAACCGCTGCTGCGCCAGGCGAAGATAGTGGCGCTGCTGCCGGGATGAGGTGTTTGCTAGCGCCTGCAGTGCATGATCGTACCAGGCGCACACCGCATCGGGCTGCGCGGTGTCAATCTGCAGCGCCAGCCAGCCCTGCTGCTTGTCCAGACTGAGCCATCGGGCCTCAAGCTGCTCTGCCCAGCCCCGCTTGCGCAGGCCCGCCATCGCACCGCCCGGCGCCTCATCCTGCAAAAACTCCCGTAATAAAGTGACGTTGTCACGAATGCGATCGGGCTCGCCGCGCAGAATGGTGGTGATCCAGAGCTGGCCCGGCCCTGGCGTCTGCAGGGCGATATCCCCATCGGCGCCGAAACGCAGCGCGTCAGCTGGCCCGCTCAGCTCCCCCGCCTGGGGCAACCGCGCGGCGAAACGCAGCGCCAGCTGATGCAGCGCCTCCAGCGACTGCGGCCCTTGCAGCCACAGCTGCATCTGGCCGGGGTGAAAGAAACGCTGGTGGAACTGATGCAGCGCCTGTTTCAGCGCCCCGCTATCCGCAAACGCCTGCTGACTGCCGATATGAAAACGCTGAAACGTGGCGGGCGCGACGACGCGGGTAAAGAGCGCCGCCTCGCGGCGCGAGGGCGTATGCTGCTGGATAAGCCGGTATTCGGCGTCAATTACCGCCGCTTCCTGCCCGATCGCCTCGGGCGTAAACTGCGGCGCGGCCAGCATATCCGCCAGGCGCGCCACGCCCTCGGCCAGCAGTCCGGCGTCGACCTCAAAAAACCAGGCGCTGCTGCGCGGCAGCGTGGTGGCGTTCAGCCGCCCGCCTGCTGCCTGTACCCAGGGCATCAGCCTGCTGCTGCCCTGATAGCTGGCGCTGTCGCTGAACAGCAGGTGCTCCAGCAGATGCGCCAGCCCCGGCCAGGCGTCAGGTTCGTCATGGCTGCCCGCCGCCACCTGCGCCAGCGCGGCGGCCTGCTGCGCGTCCGGCTGATGGATCAGCGTGACGTGCAGGCCGTTCTGCAGCCGCAGCTGACGCGTCTCCACCATGATTAAAAGGTCCGGGTTTTGTAGATAAGCTGCGAATTGGTGCGGTTGC encodes the following:
- a CDS encoding YceI family protein; this encodes MKNIKRLALPLLAATALYVPFSQAAAQQYELDPAHTSVTVTWTHFGFSHPTADIPDTKGTLVFDSENPAASRVNVTLPVSQIDSHVPALTKEFKGAEYFDTAKYPNATFHSTKVVAKGDNKFDVEGNLTLKGITKPVTLHATLNKQGEHPMVKKQAIGFDATGTIKRSDFKLDKYVPAVGDDVTLTISTEAYAK
- the pqqF gene encoding pyrroloquinoline quinone biosynthesis protein PqqF, with protein sequence MVETRQLRLQNGLHVTLIHQPDAQQAAALAQVAAGSHDEPDAWPGLAHLLEHLLFSDSASYQGSSRLMPWVQAAGGRLNATTLPRSSAWFFEVDAGLLAEGVARLADMLAAPQFTPEAIGQEAAVIDAEYRLIQQHTPSRREAALFTRVVAPATFQRFHIGSQQAFADSGALKQALHQFHQRFFHPGQMQLWLQGPQSLEALHQLALRFAARLPQAGELSGPADALRFGADGDIALQTPGPGQLWITTILRGEPDRIRDNVTLLREFLQDEAPGGAMAGLRKRGWAEQLEARWLSLDKQQGWLALQIDTAQPDAVCAWYDHALQALANTSSRQQRHYLRLAQQRFAALTPLDQLRERAFGFSPPAHAEGFPALLQLLRAAPQARLWSDAGVQGELTESQGFRLHLQPWRAMACYEAQPVIRFHPQSAHAAALTPPAGRAPLLHLAAGDAPATLLLRPDFFTSLRPATATALDRRLRPLFALLRHQGGVANWRESQGSWQLELQIPRGGESWLASLPDALRLERSGDAADPADDVAIRELLRQLPQAVSAAVETGSWRAALYGGSAEQYDAIARWLAPVVTASGKANAPDAQGKRLIVDHPGPDSALLLFLPCPSGVSLAALRALALIMEPRFFQRMRVEQQIGYVVSCRYHRCVDRDGILFALQSPDIAPDALLAQCHHFLQQLQTAQAGEELERCRARLTAQLAPPQSAALALQQALRSACLSDDLSEAAVAALTPAALQQAQAALLDAWPRAVILQTR